The Miscanthus floridulus cultivar M001 chromosome 17, ASM1932011v1, whole genome shotgun sequence genome has a window encoding:
- the LOC136515109 gene encoding calcium-transporting ATPase 4, endoplasmic reticulum-type-like, producing MKEKIWNQHRPRRGEAPTDPDRASDRRACGSHLRPTTTTTRYRRGPHRTTSGTGTTPRRPLCRRRPPRPLPVPRRVPPPGFPQLRRPCLHSASSVRPQRGHCHPLLRRLVSLRHAPVSGSPHRTPTNQPPDSSTAAAPPTAMGEAAPPVPAAATGDADDLSAFPAWARSVSDCEERLGISITRGLSSAEAAARLRVHGANELAEHPGPSLLRLLLNQFEDMLVRILLAAAAVSFLLALSSSASSGTAPTLAAFVEPLVIFLILVVNAAVGVWQEANAERALDALREIQSHHAAVLRDGGWVPALPARDLVPGDVVQLRVGDKVPADMRVASLLTSTLRLEQGSLTGETASVNKTSRAVPVEDADIQAKECMVFAGTTVVNGAALCIVARTGMATEIGAIHAQIHQASQEDDDTPLKKKLNEFGEALTKIIGLICALVWLINVKYFLTFDLQGGWVPRNVSFSFEKCTYYFEIAVALAVAAIPEGLPAVITTCLALGTRKMAAKNALVRKLPSVETLGCTTVICSDKTGTLTTNKMSVAKLVAIGDSSLEVRSFKVDGTSYDPQDGKIHDWPAGSIDANLETIAKVAAVCNDANVAHSSHQYVATGMPTEAALKVLVEKMGLPGGKNGLSLDPSEALGCCKWWNNVAKRIATLEFDRTRKSMGAIVKTSSGSNALLVKGAVETLLERSSHIQLKDGSVVPLDEKAKKSVLASLHEMSTKALRCLGFAYKEDLAEFATYDGENHPAHKLLLDPANYAAIETDLIFAGLVGLRDPPREEVYDAIEDCRAAGIRVMVITGDNKETAEAICREIGVFSPDEDITFKSLIGKEFMALEDKKALLRGKGGLLFSRAEPRHKQEIVRLLKEDGEVVAMTGDGVNDAPALKLADIGIAMGITGTEVAKEASDMVLADDNFSTIVSAVGEGRSIYNNMKAFIRYMISSNIGEVASIFLTSALGIPEGLIPVQLLWVNLVTDGPPATALGFNPPDKDIMKKPPRRSDDSLISPWILFRYLIIGLYVGIATVGIFVIWYTHGSFMGIDLTGDGHTLVSYSQLSNWGQCSSWDNFTASPFTAGTKTFTFDDPCDYFHTGKVKATTLSLSVLVAIEMFNSLNALSEDSSLLTMPPWVNPWLLVAMSVSFGLHFLILYVPFLATVFGIVPLSLNEWLLVLLVALPVVLIDEALKFVARYTSSPGPKRRSRKQKGE from the exons ATGAAGGAAAAAATCTGGAATCAG CACAGGCCGAGGAGAGGAGAggcaccgaccgaccccgaccgaGCGAGCGACCGCCGCGCATGCGGTTCCCACCTccgccccaccaccaccaccactaggtaCCGTCGGGGCCCACACCGAACAACTTCCGGAACCGGGACGACTCCTCGTCGTCctctctgccgccgccgcccgccgcgtcCGCTGCCAGTGCCGCGGCGCGTGCCGCCGCCCGGATTCCCACAACTCCGCCGCCCGTGCCTGCACTCTGCTTCATCCGTCCGTCCCCAGCGTGGGCATTGCCATCCCCTGCTTCGTCGGCTTGTTTCGTTGCGGCACGCTccggtctccggctctccgcacCGCACGCCAACGAACCAACCACCCgactcctccaccgccgccgctcctccgACGGCGATGGGCGAGGCGGCGCCACCggtgcccgccgccgccaccggcgacGCGGACGACCTATCCGCGTTCCCGGCGTGGGCGCGATCGGTGTCGGACTGCGAGGAGCGGCTGGGGATCTCCATCACCCGCGGCCTCTCCTCCGCCGAGGCCGCGGCGCGGCTGCGCGTCCACGGGGCGAACGAGCTGGCGGAGCACCCGGGCCCGtcgctgctgcggctgctgctgaaCCAGTTCGAGGACATGCTGGTGCGCATCCTGCTCGCGGCCGCCGCTGTCTCCTTCCTCCTCGCgctctcctcctccgcctcctcgggCACCGCCCCGACGCTCGCCGCCTTCGTCGAGCCGCTCGTCAtcttcctcatcctcgtcgtgaACGCGGCCGTCGGGGTGTGGCAGGAGGCCAACGCGGAGCGGGCGCTGGACGCGCTGCGGGAGATCCAGTCCCACCACGCCGCGGTCCTTCGCGACGGCGGCTGGGTCCCCGCGCTGCCCGCGCGGGACCTCGTCCCGGGCGACGTCGTGCAGCTCCGCGTCGGGGATAAGGTGCCCGCCGACATGCGCGTCGCGAGCCTGCTCACCTCCACGCTCCGCCTCGAGCAAGGGTCGCTGACCGGGGAGACGGCGTCCGTCAACAAGACCTCCCGCGCGGTGCCGGTGGAGGACGCCGATATACAGGCTAAGGAGTGCATGGTGTTTGCCGGCACCACCGTCGTCAACGGCGCCGCGCTCTGCATCGTCGCGCGCACCGGGATGGCCACGGAGATCGGCGCCATCCACGCGCAGATCCACCAGGCGTCGCAGGAGGACGACGACACGCCGCTCAAGAAGAAGCTCAACGAGTTCGGGGAGGCGCTCACCAAGATCATCGGCCTCATCTGCGCGCTCGTCTGGCTCATCAACGTCAAGTACTTCCTCACCTTCGACCTCCAGGGGGGATGGGTGCCCAGGAACGTCAGCTTCTCCTTCGAGAAGTGCACCTACTACTTTGAGATCGCCGTcgcgctcgccgtcgccgccatacCTGAGGGCCTGCCCGCCGTCATCACCACCTGCCTCGCGCTCGGGACCAGGAAGATGGCTGCCAAGAATGCGCTCGTCAGGAAGCTGCCTAGCGTCGAGACCCTCGGCTGCACCACCGTCATCTGCTCCGACAAGACTGGGACGCTCACCACCAACAAGATGTCAGTGGCGAAGCTCGTGGCCATTGGCGATTCTTCGCTGGAGGTTAGGAGCTTCAAGGTGGACGGTACGTCGTACGATCCCCAGGACGGGAAGATTCACGACTGGCCTGCTGGGAGCATTGATGCCAACCTCGAGACGATCGCCAAGGTCGCAGCTGTGTGCAACGATGCCAATGTGGCACATTCTTCGCATCAGTATGTTGCCACTGGAATGCCGACAGAGGCAGCTCTAAAG GTTCTGGTTGAGAAAATGGGCCTGCCTGGAGGAAAGAATGGTCTGTCCTTGGATCCGTCTGAGGCATTAG GCTGCTGCAAATGGTGGAACAATGTTGCCAAAAGGATCGCTACCCTCGAGTTTGATCGCACAAGGAAATCAATGGGTGCCATTGTGAAAACCAGTTCAGGAAGCAATGCCCTGCTCGTGAAG GGAGCTGTTGAAACTTTACTTGAGCGAAGTAGCCACATTCAACTGAAGGATGGTTCCGTGGTGCCATTAGATGAGAAAGCAAAGAAAAGTGTCCTGGCAAGCCtccatgagatgtcaaccaaagcTCTGCGCTGCCTCGGTTTTGCATACAAGGAGGATCTAGCAGAATTTGCAACATATGATGGCGAAAACCATCCTGCTCATAAGCTCTTGCTGGATCCGGCCAATTATGCAGCTATTGAGACTGACCTAATATTTGCGGGTCTTGTGGGCCTAAGG GACCCTCCCAGGGAAGAGGTCTATGATGCTATTGAAGATTGCAGAGCTGCAGGCATCCGTGTTATGGTGATAACTGGGGACAACAAAGAAACTGCTGAGGCAATATGCCGTGAAATTGGTGTGTTTTCACCTGATGAGGATATCACCTTCAAGAGCCTTATAGGGAAGGAGTTCATGGCGCTTGAGGACAAGAAGGCGCTGCTACGCGGGAAAGGTGGCCTTCTGTTCTCTAGGGCAGaacctaggcacaaacaagagaTTGTGAGGTTGCTGAAAGAAGATGGGGAGGTTGTCGCCATGACTGGAGATGGAGTCAATGATGCCCCTGCTCTGAAACTGGCTGACATTGGTATAGCTATGGGCATTACTGGAACTGAG GTTGCCAAAGAGGCCTCTGACATGGTGTTGGCTGATGACAATTTCAGCACTATAGTTTCTGCAGTTGGTGAAGGAAGATCTATTTACAACAACATGAAAGCTTTCATAAG ATACATGATTTCCTCAAACATTGGTGAAGTTGCTTCTATTTTCCTAACTTCTGCCTTGGGCATTCCTGAGGGGTTGATACCTGTTCAACTTTTGTGGGTCAATCTTGTCACCGATGGTCCCCCTGCAACTGCTTTAGGTTTCAATCCTCCTGACAAGGACATCATGAAGAAGCCACCTAGGAGGAGCGATGATTCACTGATCAGTCCCTGGATTTTGTTCCGCTACCTG ATAATTGGCCTTTATGTTGGGATTGCAACTGTTGGCATCTTTGTCATATGGTACACACATGGGTCTTTCATGGGCATTGACCTTACTGGAGATGGTCACACTCTTGTCAGTTACTCACAGCTTTCAAACTGGGGCCAGTGCTCTTCCTGGGACAACTTCACGGCTTCACCTTTCACTGCTGGAACTAAAACTTTCACATTCGACGACCCATGCGACTACTTCCACACAGGAAAAGTGAAGGCAACAACGCTGTCCCTCTCTGTCCTAGTGGCAATCGAGATGTTCAACTCGCTCAACGCTCTCTCTGAAGACAGCAGCCTGCTCACTATGCCGCCCTGGGTCAACCCGTGGCTGCTCGTCGCGATGTCGGTGTCGTTCGGTCTCCACTTCCTGATCCTCTACGTGCCGTTCCTTGCTACAGTGTTTGGCATCGTTCCACTGAGCCTGAACGAGTGGCTGCTGGTTCTGCTAGTCGCTCTACCGGTTGTGCTCATCGACGAGGCTCTCAAGTTCGTGGCCAGGTATACAAGCTCTCCAGGCCCCAAGAGGCGGTCGAGGAAGCAGAAGGGCGAGTAA